In Nitratireductor basaltis, the following are encoded in one genomic region:
- a CDS encoding DUF192 domain-containing protein, translated as MTRLFAFLFLIFGILSPAAAQEPMLLPVDDTPLKIVSEGKELLVRIEIADDPLERQRGLMHRKKMSEDRGMLFIFPEEGRRSFWMQNTPLPLDLLFISSAGRITAIEQGEPFSTASIAPNVPARFVLELNAGVAENNGITVGDRVEHPAIVSAQQ; from the coding sequence GTGACGCGCCTTTTTGCTTTCCTTTTCCTGATCTTCGGCATCCTCAGCCCGGCTGCGGCGCAGGAGCCCATGCTCCTGCCGGTAGACGATACCCCCTTGAAGATCGTTTCAGAAGGTAAAGAGCTGCTGGTGCGCATCGAGATCGCCGATGACCCGCTGGAGCGGCAGCGCGGCCTTATGCACCGAAAGAAGATGTCCGAAGATCGCGGCATGCTGTTCATATTCCCCGAAGAAGGACGTCGCTCTTTCTGGATGCAGAACACGCCTTTGCCGCTGGATCTTCTCTTCATATCCTCGGCGGGGCGCATCACTGCAATCGAACAGGGCGAACCCTTTTCCACCGCGAGTATCGCTCCAAATGTGCCCGCACGTTTTGTTCTTGAACTGAACGCAGGCGTGGCTGAAAACAACGGGATCACCGTCGGCGACCGGGTTGAACACCCGGCCATTGTCTCCGCACAACAGTAG
- a CDS encoding cold-shock protein translates to MEDNSPSRRGLAESNQARGAGAERETSDIIEVTGSIKWFDVAKGFGFILPDTPGMGDILLHVSCLRRDGFQTALSGARVECLARHGERGLQAFKLISMDTSTASEPAEDQAQRTRVTVTPESGLERALVKWFNRTKGFGFLTRGEGTEDIFIHMETLRRFGVTELRPGQVVLVRYGDSGKGLMAAEIHPDVGTLSIPH, encoded by the coding sequence ATGGAGGATAATTCCCCGAGCAGACGTGGGCTTGCAGAGAGCAATCAGGCCCGGGGGGCGGGCGCTGAACGTGAGACTTCGGACATCATTGAGGTGACCGGGTCGATCAAGTGGTTCGATGTCGCCAAGGGATTTGGCTTCATTCTGCCCGACACGCCTGGGATGGGCGATATTCTGCTGCATGTATCATGCCTGCGCCGTGATGGCTTCCAGACTGCTCTGTCAGGTGCACGCGTTGAGTGCCTTGCCCGTCACGGGGAACGTGGTCTGCAGGCATTCAAGCTGATCTCCATGGACACCTCGACGGCCAGCGAACCTGCGGAAGATCAGGCGCAACGGACCCGAGTCACTGTCACGCCGGAAAGCGGCCTCGAGCGCGCTTTGGTGAAGTGGTTCAACCGAACCAAAGGCTTCGGCTTTCTCACTCGGGGCGAGGGTACCGAAGACATATTCATCCATATGGAGACGCTCCGGCGCTTCGGTGTAACGGAGCTTCGTCCGGGGCAGGTCGTTCTCGTCCGCTACGGTGACAGCGGCAAGGGACTCATGGCTGCTGAGATCCATCCCGATGTGGGGACACTTTCCATCCCACACTGA
- a CDS encoding VOC family protein produces the protein MRYLHTMVRVSDLDASLDFYCNKMGMVEVRRTENEKGRFTLVFLAAPEDRESGEKTKAPLLELTYNWDPETYSGGRNFGHLAYEVDDIYGLCQKLMDAGVTINRPPRDGYMAFVRSPDGISFELLQKGGAKEPQEPWASMENTGSW, from the coding sequence ATGCGGTATCTGCACACTATGGTGCGTGTGAGCGATCTGGATGCATCGCTCGACTTCTATTGCAACAAGATGGGCATGGTTGAAGTTCGCCGAACCGAGAATGAGAAGGGACGCTTCACATTGGTTTTCCTGGCAGCGCCGGAAGACAGGGAAAGCGGCGAGAAGACCAAGGCGCCATTGCTCGAACTCACTTACAACTGGGATCCGGAAACCTATAGCGGTGGCAGGAATTTCGGCCACCTCGCCTATGAGGTGGATGATATCTATGGCCTGTGCCAGAAGCTCATGGATGCCGGCGTCACCATCAACCGACCGCCCCGGGACGGCTACATGGCATTCGTGCGCTCGCCCGATGGCATCTCCTTCGAACTGCTTCAGAAGGGTGGTGCCAAGGAGCCTCAGGAACCATGGGCGTCCATGGAGAACACCGGCAGCTGGTAA